The following proteins are encoded in a genomic region of Syngnathoides biaculeatus isolate LvHL_M chromosome 15, ASM1980259v1, whole genome shotgun sequence:
- the maco1b gene encoding macoilin-2 isoform X3 translates to MYWFPSSSSQFQNFSTFLYLKFLVVWALVLLADFVLEFRFEYLWPFWLFLRSVYDSFRYQGLAFSVFFVFVALTSDFICLLFIPVQWLFFAASTYVWVQYVWHTERGVCLPTVSLWILFVYIEAAIRFKDLKNFHVDLCRPFAAHCIGYPVVTLGFGFKSYVSYKMRLRKQKEVQKENEFYMQLLQQALPPEQQMLQRQEREAEEAATKGISDVDTLPVLQNGAPANKKTSGPLPELEYREKGKDGKCGGEGKKQHNSILPSSVDSKLQEMEYMENHVNSKRLTTELGSTENLLKEDNNSSCSSTSSSSSKNYKNSNATMLNSSPRGHSAANGSVPSSTPCSSSTGKNEKKHKLAVGKGTSSGSNRDPTDNCIPNNQLSKPEALVRLEQDVKKLKADLQASRQVEQDLRSQIGSLGSAERSIRTELGQLRQENELLQNKLHNAVQAKQKDKQAVGQLEKRLKVEQDARTTAEKQLADEKKRKKLEEATAARAVALAAASRGECTDTLRRRITELETECKKLNLDNKLKEDQIRDLDLKVQELHKYKENEKDTEVLMSALSAMQDKTQHLENSLSAETRIKLDLFSALGDAKRQQEIVQGQILQKDQEIKDLKQKIAEVMAVMPSISYTTDTSSMTPVAPHYSSKFMDTNPSGLDPNASVYQPLKK, encoded by the exons ATGTATTGGTTCCCAAGTAGTAGCTCTCAATTTCAGAATTTCAG TACTTTCCTGTACCTGAAGTTCCTGGTGGTGTGGGCATTAGTGTTACTGGCTGACTTTGTTTTGGAGTTCAGATTTGAGTACCTCTGGCCCTTCTGGCTCTTCCTCCGAAGTGTGTACGACTCTTTTAGATATCAGGGGCTG GCCTTCTCAGTATTCTTTGTGTTTGTGGCCCTTACTTCGGACTTCATTTGCCTCCTCTTCATCCCTGTGCAATGGCTGTTCTTTGCTGCCAGTACTTATGTGTGGGTGCAGTATGTCTGGCACACAG AGAGAGGAGTCTGTCTACCAACTGTATCGCTATGGATACTCTTCGTGTACATAGAGGCAGCCATCAGGTTCAAAGACCTCAAGAACTTCCATGTAGACTTGTGTCGCCCATTTGCTGCACACTG CATTGGCTATCCAGTAGTGACACTGGGCTTTGGCTTTAAGAGCTATGTAAGCTATAAGATGCGCCTTCGGAAGCAGAAAGAGGTACAGAAGGAGAATGAGTTTTACATGCAGCTTCTTCAGCAGGCTCTGCCTCCAGAGCAACAGATGCTTCAACGGCAAGAACGAGAAGCAGAAGAAG CAGCAACTAAAGGAATATCTGACGTAGACACACTTCCAGTTTTACAGAATGGTGCCCCTGCCAATAAAAAGACCTCGGGGCCTTTGCCGGAGTTAGAGTATAGAGAAAAAGGGAAAGACGGAAAATGTGGCGGGGAGGGTAAAAAGCAGCACAACAGCATCCTGCCATCATCAGTGGACTCTAAACTCCAAGAGATGGAATATATGGAAAACCATGTGAACAGCAAGAGACTGACCACTGAACTCGGCAGCACAGAAAACTTGCTTAAAGAGGACAATAATTCCTCCTGCTcatccacttcctcctcctcttctaaaaattacaaaaacagcaATGCCACAATGCTCAACTCCTCTCCCCGTGGCCACAGTGCTGCCAATGGCAGCGTGCCATCCTCTACGCCATGCTCCTCTTCCACAGGGAAGAATGAGAAGAAGCACAAGTTAGCAGTGGGGAAGGGGACATCAAGTGGCTCCAACAGAGACCCTACAGACAACTGTATTCCCAACAATCAGCTGAGCAAGCCTGAAGCACTTGTGAG ATTGGAGCAGGACGTTAAGAAGTTGAAGGCTGACCTCCAGGCAAGCCGGCAGGTGGAACAGGACCTGCGCAGCCAGATTGGCTCACTTGGCAGTGCTGAGCGCTCAATACGTACTGAGCTGGGTCAACTCCGCCAGGAGAACGAGCTGCTGCAAAACAA GCTCCATAATGCTGTACAGGCAAAGCAAAAGGACAAGCAGGCTGTGGGGCAACTGGAGAAGAGGCTCAAAGTTGAGCAGGACGCGCGTACCACTGCTGAGAAACAACTCGCAGATGAAAAGAAGCGCAAAAAGCTTGAAGAAGCTACGGCAGCCAGAGCAGTAGCTCTCGCTGCTGCTTCCAG AGGAGAATGCACAGACACACTGCGACGGCGGATCACAGAATTAGAAACAGAGTGTAAGAAACTAAACCTGGACAACAAGCTTAAGGAAGACCAGATCCGAGACCTTGACTTGAAAGTCCAG GAGCTTCATAAATACAAGGAGAATGAAAAAGACACAGAAGTGTTGATGTCAGCGCTGTCAGCCATGCAGGACAAGACCCAACACTTGGAGAACAGCCTTAGTGCTGAGACCAGGATCAAACTGGACCTCTTCTCTGCACTGGGAGATGCCAAGAGGCAGCAAGAAATTGTGCAAG GTCAGATCCTTCAAAAAGACCAAGAAATAAAAGATTTGAAGCAAAAGATAGCCGAAGTGATGGCTGTCATGCCCAGCATCTCATACACAACTGACACCAGCAGCATGACTCCCGTGGCGCCCCACTACTCCTCCAAGTTCATGGACACCAACCCCTCTGGCTTGGACCCCAATGCCTCAGTTTACCAGCCACTCAAAAAGTGA
- the maco1b gene encoding macoilin-2 isoform X1 has product MKRRNADCSKLRRPVKRNRITEGIYGSTFLYLKFLVVWALVLLADFVLEFRFEYLWPFWLFLRSVYDSFRYQGLAFSVFFVFVALTSDFICLLFIPVQWLFFAASTYVWVQYVWHTERGVCLPTVSLWILFVYIEAAIRFKDLKNFHVDLCRPFAAHCIGYPVVTLGFGFKSYVSYKMRLRKQKEVQKENEFYMQLLQQALPPEQQMLQRQEREAEEAATKGISDVDTLPVLQNGAPANKKTSGPLPELEYREKGKDGKCGGEGKKQHNSILPSSVDSKLQEMEYMENHVNSKRLTTELGSTENLLKEDNNSSCSSTSSSSSKNYKNSNATMLNSSPRGHSAANGSVPSSTPCSSSTGKNEKKHKLAVGKGTSSGSNRDPTDNCIPNNQLSKPEALVRLEQDVKKLKADLQASRQVEQDLRSQIGSLGSAERSIRTELGQLRQENELLQNKLHNAVQAKQKDKQAVGQLEKRLKVEQDARTTAEKQLADEKKRKKLEEATAARAVALAAASRGECTDTLRRRITELETECKKLNLDNKLKEDQIRDLDLKVQELHKYKENEKDTEVLMSALSAMQDKTQHLENSLSAETRIKLDLFSALGDAKRQQEIVQGQILQKDQEIKDLKQKIAEVMAVMPSISYTTDTSSMTPVAPHYSSKFMDTNPSGLDPNASVYQPLKK; this is encoded by the exons ATGAAGCGGCGCAATGCGGACTGCAGCAAACTCCGACGGCCGGTAAAACGGAATCGAATCACCGAGGGTATATACGGCAG TACTTTCCTGTACCTGAAGTTCCTGGTGGTGTGGGCATTAGTGTTACTGGCTGACTTTGTTTTGGAGTTCAGATTTGAGTACCTCTGGCCCTTCTGGCTCTTCCTCCGAAGTGTGTACGACTCTTTTAGATATCAGGGGCTG GCCTTCTCAGTATTCTTTGTGTTTGTGGCCCTTACTTCGGACTTCATTTGCCTCCTCTTCATCCCTGTGCAATGGCTGTTCTTTGCTGCCAGTACTTATGTGTGGGTGCAGTATGTCTGGCACACAG AGAGAGGAGTCTGTCTACCAACTGTATCGCTATGGATACTCTTCGTGTACATAGAGGCAGCCATCAGGTTCAAAGACCTCAAGAACTTCCATGTAGACTTGTGTCGCCCATTTGCTGCACACTG CATTGGCTATCCAGTAGTGACACTGGGCTTTGGCTTTAAGAGCTATGTAAGCTATAAGATGCGCCTTCGGAAGCAGAAAGAGGTACAGAAGGAGAATGAGTTTTACATGCAGCTTCTTCAGCAGGCTCTGCCTCCAGAGCAACAGATGCTTCAACGGCAAGAACGAGAAGCAGAAGAAG CAGCAACTAAAGGAATATCTGACGTAGACACACTTCCAGTTTTACAGAATGGTGCCCCTGCCAATAAAAAGACCTCGGGGCCTTTGCCGGAGTTAGAGTATAGAGAAAAAGGGAAAGACGGAAAATGTGGCGGGGAGGGTAAAAAGCAGCACAACAGCATCCTGCCATCATCAGTGGACTCTAAACTCCAAGAGATGGAATATATGGAAAACCATGTGAACAGCAAGAGACTGACCACTGAACTCGGCAGCACAGAAAACTTGCTTAAAGAGGACAATAATTCCTCCTGCTcatccacttcctcctcctcttctaaaaattacaaaaacagcaATGCCACAATGCTCAACTCCTCTCCCCGTGGCCACAGTGCTGCCAATGGCAGCGTGCCATCCTCTACGCCATGCTCCTCTTCCACAGGGAAGAATGAGAAGAAGCACAAGTTAGCAGTGGGGAAGGGGACATCAAGTGGCTCCAACAGAGACCCTACAGACAACTGTATTCCCAACAATCAGCTGAGCAAGCCTGAAGCACTTGTGAG ATTGGAGCAGGACGTTAAGAAGTTGAAGGCTGACCTCCAGGCAAGCCGGCAGGTGGAACAGGACCTGCGCAGCCAGATTGGCTCACTTGGCAGTGCTGAGCGCTCAATACGTACTGAGCTGGGTCAACTCCGCCAGGAGAACGAGCTGCTGCAAAACAA GCTCCATAATGCTGTACAGGCAAAGCAAAAGGACAAGCAGGCTGTGGGGCAACTGGAGAAGAGGCTCAAAGTTGAGCAGGACGCGCGTACCACTGCTGAGAAACAACTCGCAGATGAAAAGAAGCGCAAAAAGCTTGAAGAAGCTACGGCAGCCAGAGCAGTAGCTCTCGCTGCTGCTTCCAG AGGAGAATGCACAGACACACTGCGACGGCGGATCACAGAATTAGAAACAGAGTGTAAGAAACTAAACCTGGACAACAAGCTTAAGGAAGACCAGATCCGAGACCTTGACTTGAAAGTCCAG GAGCTTCATAAATACAAGGAGAATGAAAAAGACACAGAAGTGTTGATGTCAGCGCTGTCAGCCATGCAGGACAAGACCCAACACTTGGAGAACAGCCTTAGTGCTGAGACCAGGATCAAACTGGACCTCTTCTCTGCACTGGGAGATGCCAAGAGGCAGCAAGAAATTGTGCAAG GTCAGATCCTTCAAAAAGACCAAGAAATAAAAGATTTGAAGCAAAAGATAGCCGAAGTGATGGCTGTCATGCCCAGCATCTCATACACAACTGACACCAGCAGCATGACTCCCGTGGCGCCCCACTACTCCTCCAAGTTCATGGACACCAACCCCTCTGGCTTGGACCCCAATGCCTCAGTTTACCAGCCACTCAAAAAGTGA
- the maco1b gene encoding macoilin-2 isoform X2 yields MKRRNADCSKLRRPVKRNRITEGIYGSTFLYLKFLVVWALVLLADFVLEFRFEYLWPFWLFLRSVYDSFRYQGLAFSVFFVFVALTSDFICLLFIPVQWLFFAASTYVWVQYVWHTERGVCLPTVSLWILFVYIEAAIRFKDLKNFHVDLCRPFAAHCIGYPVVTLGFGFKSYVSYKMRLRKQKEVQKENEFYMQLLQQALPPEQQMLQRQEREAEEATKGISDVDTLPVLQNGAPANKKTSGPLPELEYREKGKDGKCGGEGKKQHNSILPSSVDSKLQEMEYMENHVNSKRLTTELGSTENLLKEDNNSSCSSTSSSSSKNYKNSNATMLNSSPRGHSAANGSVPSSTPCSSSTGKNEKKHKLAVGKGTSSGSNRDPTDNCIPNNQLSKPEALVRLEQDVKKLKADLQASRQVEQDLRSQIGSLGSAERSIRTELGQLRQENELLQNKLHNAVQAKQKDKQAVGQLEKRLKVEQDARTTAEKQLADEKKRKKLEEATAARAVALAAASRGECTDTLRRRITELETECKKLNLDNKLKEDQIRDLDLKVQELHKYKENEKDTEVLMSALSAMQDKTQHLENSLSAETRIKLDLFSALGDAKRQQEIVQGQILQKDQEIKDLKQKIAEVMAVMPSISYTTDTSSMTPVAPHYSSKFMDTNPSGLDPNASVYQPLKK; encoded by the exons ATGAAGCGGCGCAATGCGGACTGCAGCAAACTCCGACGGCCGGTAAAACGGAATCGAATCACCGAGGGTATATACGGCAG TACTTTCCTGTACCTGAAGTTCCTGGTGGTGTGGGCATTAGTGTTACTGGCTGACTTTGTTTTGGAGTTCAGATTTGAGTACCTCTGGCCCTTCTGGCTCTTCCTCCGAAGTGTGTACGACTCTTTTAGATATCAGGGGCTG GCCTTCTCAGTATTCTTTGTGTTTGTGGCCCTTACTTCGGACTTCATTTGCCTCCTCTTCATCCCTGTGCAATGGCTGTTCTTTGCTGCCAGTACTTATGTGTGGGTGCAGTATGTCTGGCACACAG AGAGAGGAGTCTGTCTACCAACTGTATCGCTATGGATACTCTTCGTGTACATAGAGGCAGCCATCAGGTTCAAAGACCTCAAGAACTTCCATGTAGACTTGTGTCGCCCATTTGCTGCACACTG CATTGGCTATCCAGTAGTGACACTGGGCTTTGGCTTTAAGAGCTATGTAAGCTATAAGATGCGCCTTCGGAAGCAGAAAGAGGTACAGAAGGAGAATGAGTTTTACATGCAGCTTCTTCAGCAGGCTCTGCCTCCAGAGCAACAGATGCTTCAACGGCAAGAACGAGAAGCAGAAGAAG CAACTAAAGGAATATCTGACGTAGACACACTTCCAGTTTTACAGAATGGTGCCCCTGCCAATAAAAAGACCTCGGGGCCTTTGCCGGAGTTAGAGTATAGAGAAAAAGGGAAAGACGGAAAATGTGGCGGGGAGGGTAAAAAGCAGCACAACAGCATCCTGCCATCATCAGTGGACTCTAAACTCCAAGAGATGGAATATATGGAAAACCATGTGAACAGCAAGAGACTGACCACTGAACTCGGCAGCACAGAAAACTTGCTTAAAGAGGACAATAATTCCTCCTGCTcatccacttcctcctcctcttctaaaaattacaaaaacagcaATGCCACAATGCTCAACTCCTCTCCCCGTGGCCACAGTGCTGCCAATGGCAGCGTGCCATCCTCTACGCCATGCTCCTCTTCCACAGGGAAGAATGAGAAGAAGCACAAGTTAGCAGTGGGGAAGGGGACATCAAGTGGCTCCAACAGAGACCCTACAGACAACTGTATTCCCAACAATCAGCTGAGCAAGCCTGAAGCACTTGTGAG ATTGGAGCAGGACGTTAAGAAGTTGAAGGCTGACCTCCAGGCAAGCCGGCAGGTGGAACAGGACCTGCGCAGCCAGATTGGCTCACTTGGCAGTGCTGAGCGCTCAATACGTACTGAGCTGGGTCAACTCCGCCAGGAGAACGAGCTGCTGCAAAACAA GCTCCATAATGCTGTACAGGCAAAGCAAAAGGACAAGCAGGCTGTGGGGCAACTGGAGAAGAGGCTCAAAGTTGAGCAGGACGCGCGTACCACTGCTGAGAAACAACTCGCAGATGAAAAGAAGCGCAAAAAGCTTGAAGAAGCTACGGCAGCCAGAGCAGTAGCTCTCGCTGCTGCTTCCAG AGGAGAATGCACAGACACACTGCGACGGCGGATCACAGAATTAGAAACAGAGTGTAAGAAACTAAACCTGGACAACAAGCTTAAGGAAGACCAGATCCGAGACCTTGACTTGAAAGTCCAG GAGCTTCATAAATACAAGGAGAATGAAAAAGACACAGAAGTGTTGATGTCAGCGCTGTCAGCCATGCAGGACAAGACCCAACACTTGGAGAACAGCCTTAGTGCTGAGACCAGGATCAAACTGGACCTCTTCTCTGCACTGGGAGATGCCAAGAGGCAGCAAGAAATTGTGCAAG GTCAGATCCTTCAAAAAGACCAAGAAATAAAAGATTTGAAGCAAAAGATAGCCGAAGTGATGGCTGTCATGCCCAGCATCTCATACACAACTGACACCAGCAGCATGACTCCCGTGGCGCCCCACTACTCCTCCAAGTTCATGGACACCAACCCCTCTGGCTTGGACCCCAATGCCTCAGTTTACCAGCCACTCAAAAAGTGA